Genomic window (Drosophila sulfurigaster albostrigata strain 15112-1811.04 chromosome 2R, ASM2355843v2, whole genome shotgun sequence):
TATGTGACCGGCGGCATGGGCGAAGGTCAGAGTCGTTACAATACCATCGTGAAAACCGATGCCAGTTTGCCCGCCTATTGCAACCCTCCAAATCCCTGCCCCGAGGGCTATGACATGGAGACTATGGGTGGCAATTGCATCAATGATTTCCAGAATACCGCAATCTATAGTCGTGAATTCCAGGCTGCCCAGGATTGCACCTGCGACAATGAACATATGTTTGATTGTGCCGACCAGGAGAACGCAGCTGCCAACGAAGCTGACAACAGTGATATGAATGCTGCCGTCGAGAAGTTCCTCATGCAGCAGTTTGGAAACGACAATAATGTGCTGAGCAGTGCCAACGGAGTGGTTAAGAAGGCCGCTCACATGGCCGGACTACGTATGGATACTTTACCCAACCCATTCCTTCAGGTTGGCCCAGACGATCGTCTGCCTATTGCAGCCAAAAAGGGCAATATGCTCTTCCACTAATCTATCTCCAACTACAACATGTTTGACATCGCTTAAAATTAgctaaacaaag
Coding sequences:
- the LOC133839352 gene encoding neuroendocrine protein 7B2, which gives rise to MFAQPKGICLLLGCLAVLFEASVAVQGFQSKDSVFADVLLSELLNRMDNDMQVGYYDVDNEGDLEAAAAAAAAADKDNVDLVTRSEYTRLCNGGRDCMLQSANSNPSLRDQEFMQHSSLWGHQYVTGGMGEGQSRYNTIVKTDASLPAYCNPPNPCPEGYDMETMGGNCINDFQNTAIYSREFQAAQDCTCDNEHMFDCADQENAAANEADNSDMNAAVEKFLMQQFGNDNNVLSSANGVVKKAAHMAGLRMDTLPNPFLQVGPDDRLPIAAKKGNMLFH